The following proteins are encoded in a genomic region of Acidobacteriota bacterium:
- a CDS encoding type IV pilus twitching motility protein PilT → MGIQDDPRQTLVDLLTKTIEAGASDLHLRVDSPPQIRLHGQLMPIAGLDPLTPEDTKLLTHSFISEKQREQFEEKRQLDFSIGLKGLSRFRVNIFYQKDTIGGAYRAIPYEISSFDELGLPDVVSDLCRRPRGLVLVTGPTGSGKSTTLASMIERINSTRHEHIITIEDPIEFIHHHKNCLISQRELGSDTFSFAEALRSGLRQDPDVVLVGEMRDLETIEMALRVAETGHLTFATLHTNTAPSTITRIIDVFPASQQSEIRTQLSNVLEGIMCQALLPNAAANGRVMAMEILIPNSAIRNLIREDKIHQIYSVMQTGADKYGMQTLNQALAELYRNRSITLETALSVSSNVEELKDLCGRRMD, encoded by the coding sequence ATGGGAATCCAAGACGACCCACGCCAGACGCTCGTAGACCTACTTACCAAGACAATTGAGGCAGGCGCCAGTGACCTTCATCTGAGGGTCGACAGCCCGCCGCAGATCAGGCTCCACGGACAATTGATGCCGATCGCGGGCCTCGATCCGCTGACTCCGGAAGATACCAAGCTGCTGACGCACTCGTTCATCTCCGAAAAGCAGAGAGAACAGTTCGAAGAGAAACGGCAGTTGGATTTTTCGATCGGTCTCAAAGGTCTGTCGCGTTTTCGCGTGAATATTTTCTATCAAAAAGACACCATCGGCGGAGCTTACCGAGCGATCCCGTATGAGATCAGTTCGTTTGACGAGCTTGGGCTGCCGGACGTCGTGTCCGACCTTTGCCGGCGGCCACGCGGGCTCGTGCTGGTGACGGGGCCGACGGGTTCGGGCAAATCAACGACGCTCGCCTCGATGATCGAACGCATCAATTCGACGCGGCACGAGCACATCATCACGATCGAAGACCCGATCGAATTCATCCATCACCATAAGAATTGCCTGATCAGCCAACGCGAACTCGGTTCGGATACGTTCTCATTTGCCGAGGCACTGAGGTCGGGCCTGAGACAGGATCCGGACGTGGTCCTGGTCGGCGAGATGCGCGACCTCGAGACGATCGAGATGGCACTGCGGGTCGCCGAGACCGGACATTTGACCTTTGCGACGCTGCATACGAATACGGCACCTTCGACGATCACGAGGATCATCGATGTGTTTCCCGCGTCGCAGCAGTCTGAGATCAGAACGCAGCTTTCGAATGTGCTCGAGGGCATCATGTGCCAGGCACTGCTGCCGAATGCGGCGGCGAACGGCCGCGTCATGGCGATGGAGATCTTGATACCGAACTCAGCGATCAGAAACCTGATCCGCGAGGACAAGATCCATCAGATCTATTCGGTGATGCAGACCGGAGCTGATAAATACGGGATGCAGACGCTGAATCAGGCTCTGGCAGAATTGTATCGAAACCGATCGATCACGTTGGAAACGGCGCTGTCGGTGTCGTCGAACGTCGAGGAATTGAAAGACCTTTGCGGCCGCCGCATGGACTGA